The following are encoded together in the Hemicordylus capensis ecotype Gifberg chromosome 4, rHemCap1.1.pri, whole genome shotgun sequence genome:
- the AMPD1 gene encoding AMP deaminase 1: protein MPQVKVPETDEAMRSFAERVFASEVKDEGGRHEISPFDVEDVCPISHHEMQEHLIQEDTKADYDKRKKRLLRLRTIALAVPIAGKSSTKLSTIDEVISTSAVYQEVPKFQRVQITGDYAAGVTVEDFELVCRGLYRALCIRERYMQKSFQRFPKTPSQFLRTIENEVWKPNEDLWPVFTPPMKGDEDPFSTDCLPENLGYHVQMKEGVVYVYADKAAAGRGEPKDLPYPNLEVFLDDMNFLLALIAQGPVKTYTHRRLRFLSSKFSVHEMLNEMQELKELKNNPHRDFYNCRKVDTHIHAAACMNQKHLLRFIKKSYRVDADRVVYKSKDKSLTLKQLFEQLKLEPYDLTVDSLDVHAGRQTFQRFDKFNAKYNPVGASELRDLYLKTENAIDGEYFATIIKEVGSDLEDAKYQYAEPRLSIYGRSPEEWPKLASWFNQHRVYSPNMKWMIQVPRIYDVFRSKNFLPHFGQMLENIFVPIFEATINPQANKELSVFLRHITGFDSVDDESKHSGHMFCTKSPKPEEWVHEKNPSYTYYLYYMYANIMVLNHLRRERGMNTFLFRPHCGEAGAITHLLAAFMTADNISHGLNLKKSPVLQYLYFLAQIPIAMSPLSNNSLFLEYAKNPLLDFHQKGLMVSLSTDDPMQFHYTKEPLMEEYAIAAQVFKLSTCDMCEIARYSVLQCGLSHEEKLHILGKNYHEEGPIGNDIRKTNVAQIRMAYRYETWCYELDLIAEGLKAIE, encoded by the exons AAACGGATGAGGCCATGCGCTCCTTCGCAGAGAGGGTATTTGCCTCGGAGGTGAAAGATGAAGGAGGCCGGCATGAAATCTCCCCCTTTGACGTGGAAGATGTCTGCCCCATCTCACACCACGAAATGCAGGAGCACCTGATCCAGGAGGACACCAAAGCTGACTATGATAAACG AAAAAAGAGGCTTCTGAGGCTGAGGACTATTGCCCTGGCAGTCCCTATTGCAGGAAAGTCTTCCACCAAGCTGTCCACTATTGATGAGGTTATCTCTACCAGTGCTGTGTATCAAGAGGTGCCCAAATTCCAGCGTGTGCAGATCACAGGAGATTATGCTGCAGGG GTGACAGTGGAGGACTTTGAGCTTGTCTGTAGAGGCCTGTACCGTGCCCTGTGTATCCGGGAGAGATATATGCAGAAATCTTTCCAGCGTTTCCCCAAGACTCCCTCCCAGTTCCTGCGTACCATTGAGAATGAGGTGTGGAAGCCCAATGAAGATCTGTGGCCAG TGTTCACCCCACCTATGAAGGGTGATGAAGATCCTTTCAGTACTGACTGCCTCCCTGAGAATCTTGGCTACCATGTGCAAATGAAGGAAGGCGTGGTGTACGTCTATGCCGacaaagcagcagctggcaggGGTGAGCCCAAGGACCTGCCCTACCCTAACCTGGAGGTCTTCCTTGATGACATGAACTTCCTGCTGGCCCTTATAGCTCAAGGGCCTGT TAAAACCTACACACACCGACGTCTTCGATTTCTCTCCTCCAAGTTCAGCGTGCATGAAATGCTGAATGAAATGCAGGAGCTGAAAGAGCTGAAGAACAACCCTCATCGGGACTTCTATAACTGCCGGAAG GTGGACACACACATCCATGCTGCAGCTTGCATGAACCAGAAGCACCTGCTGCGGTTCATTAAGAAGTCCTACCGGGTTGATGCTgacagggtggtgtacaaatccaaGGACAAGAGCTTGACGCTCAAGCAGCTCTTTGAACAGCTTAAGCTTGAACCCTATGACCTGACTGTGGATTCACTTGATGTGCATGCA GGGCGCCAGACCTTCCAGCGCTTTGACAAGTTCAATGCCAAGTATAACCCAGTGGGGGCCAGCGAGCTGCGCGATCTCTACCTCAAGACTGAAAATGCCATCGATGGCGAGTACTTTGCCACCATCATCAAG GAAGTTGGCTCTGACCTGGAGGATGCCAAGTACCAGTATGCAGAGCCACGGCTCTCCATCTATGGGCGTTCACCAGAAGAGTGGCCCAAATTAGCCAGCTGGTTCAACCAACACCGTGTATATTCACCCAATATGAAATGGATGATCCAAGTGCCCAGAATTTA TGATGTGTTCCGGAGCAAGAATTTTTTGCCACATTTTGGGCAGATGCTGGAGAACATTTTTGTGCCAATATTTGAGGCAACCATCAACCCACAGGCCAATAAGGAGCTGAGTGTGTTTCTGCGCCAT ATTACTGGCTTTGACAGTGTAGATGATGAATCCAAGCACAGTGGACACATGTTTTGTACCAAGAGCCCCAAGCCAGAGGAGTGGGTGCACGAAAAGAATCCATCCTACACTTATTATTTGTACTATATGTATGCCAACATTATGGTGCTGAATCATCTCAGACG GGAGCGTGGCATGAATACCTTCTTGTTCCGTCCTCACTGTGGAGAAGCGGGCGCTATCACCCATCTGCTGGCTGCCTTCATGACTGCAGACAATATCTCCCATGGCCTGAACCTGAAGAAA AGTCCTGTTCTGCAGTATCTCTACTTCTTAGCCCAGATTCCTATTGCCATGTCTCCACTCAGCAACAACAGTCTCTTCCTAGAGTATGCCAAGAACCCACTTCTCGATTTCCACCAGAAGGGCCTGATGGTGTCTCTATCAACTGATGACCCCATGCAGTTTCACTACACCAAG GAACCACTCATGGAAGAATATGCCATTGCTGCCCAGGTCTTCAAGCTCAGCACCTGTGACATGTGTGAGATTGCACGCTACAGTGTCCTGCAATGTGGCCTGTCTCATGAG gAAAAGCTCCATATCCTAGGAAAGAATTACCATGAAGAAGGGCCTATTGGTAACGACATCCGCAAGACCAACGTGGCTCAGATCCGCATGGCCTATCGCTATGAAACATGGTGCTACGAGCTTGATCTCATTGCTGAGGGGCTGAAAGCCATTGAATAG